The DNA segment GTAGAGCAGCGGATAGAGCGATGCCACGTTGAACCGCAGCGCCCCGCGCGAGCGCGTCTCGATCAGCTTGCCGATCTCGTACCCATGCCGCGCCCGCTGCTCCACCAGTGACAGCAGCAGCAGTTCCGCGCTGCCCTTCTTCAGTTCCCGCTCAAACCCTGACGTAGTCATATATTGCTAGACAATATATGTCATGGCTCCGGCGCTGTCAAATCTAAGTGGCTGATGGCTGATGGCTCACCACCCTCAAGCCTCCGGCAGGCACAGCGTCCCCGCGACGCCCTCCACAAAGTTTCGCTCCTCGCGCAGAATGAATCGCTTCTGTTGGGCAAACGCGAAGTTCGCGCGCGCCTCGGCATCCTGCCGCAGCCGCGCCTGGTACTGTTCGTACGCCGCCAGCGAGGGCAGCGCGATCAGCCCCCAGCCAATGTCGTTGGTGCCTTGGTAGGGAAGAAAATAGCCGATCAGCCGTCCGCCACAGCGCGGAATAATCGGCCCCCACGCCGCGGCATACTGGCGGAAGGCCTCTTTCTGGTACGGGTCAATCTGGTAGCGGATGATGCAGGTGATGGTCCAGGCCTCGCGCCGGAGGGGTTCGGGGTCGGCGGGCAGTGCCGACGCGGCGGCGAGCGTGCCCAGCGTGGCGAGGGCGGTGCGGCGGTTCATAGCAGCAGTGTCGTGAGCCATGCGCTCCAGCATCGCCATCCCGCTTCACCTACGCTTCGATTATCATCAAACTATGCCTACCGCGTGGAGTTACGCCGTGGCTGCCACCGCGCAGGCGATCGCCGAGCCGGCGCGCGTGCGCATGCTGGACCTGCTCCTCGATGGCTCCGCCCGCACCGCAACTGAGCTGGCGCTGGCTGGCGGCGTCACGCCCTCCACTGCCAGCACCCACCTGCATCGCCTCGAATCGGCCGGTCTGGTCACGCGCGCCGTGCAGGGCAAGCACCGGTATTTTCGCCTCGCCGGCGCCGGTGCCGCCCGCGCACTGGAAGCGCTCGGCGTGCTTGCCGGCGCTCCGCAGCTGGCGGCAGCTTGGAGGAGCCCTGAGCGCCAGCGGTCGGACCCTGCCGGCAATCGAAGCCCGCACTCCAAGCGACCAACGGGAGCGACCAGGGCAAAAAGTGGCGAGCCACCTCCGGCGGCGCGCGTTCCCGATTCCTTGCGCCTGGCCCGCACCTGCTACGACCACATCGCCGGCCGTCTCGGCGTCGCGCTGCACGACCGCCTCCTCGCCCGCGGCTGGCTTGCCGCCTACCAGCTCACCCCCGCGGGCCGCGCCGGACTGCACTCGTGGGGCGTGGATATCGCGATCACGTCCCCGTCTCGCCGCCGCTTCGCCTTTGCCTGTCTGGACTGGAGCGAACGCCGTCCGCATCTGGCCGGAGCCCTGGGCTCGGCCTTACTCGCCGCCTGTCTCCGGCAGCGCTGGCTGCGGCGCGAGCTCGATTCCCGTGCTCTCGAAATCACCCCTGCGGGCCGCCGCCGTTTCGCCCAATTCGGAATCTCGCTTTAGGCTTACTTCCAACTCCGCGTTTCCAGCCCGTGAATCTTTTCCAGCCGCCGCCGGTGCCGGTCGGCGCCGGAAAATTTCGCGTCTAGAAAAATGCGCACCAAATCCGCGGCCAGCTCCGGCCCAATCACGCGCGCGCCCAGGCAAAGCACGTTGCAGTCGTCGTCGCCCACGCCCTGCCGCGCCGAAAAACTGTCGTGGCACAGCCCGCCGCGGATGCCCGGAATCTTGTTCACCGCCACGCACGCCCCCACGCCGCTGCCGCACACCAGCACTCCGCGCTCGGCCTGCCCTTCGCGCACGGCCAGCCCCAGCTTCAGCGCATAGTCGGGATAGTCGACCGGCGCGGTCGAATCCGTCCCCAGATCGAGCACCGTATGCCCCGCCGCTTCAATCTCTTTCCGAATCCTCGCCGTCAGCGGAAACCCCGCGTGGTCACAAGCCAAAGCTATAATCATGCGCCTCCGAAAATTCCGCGTCTGTGAAACTGACAACTGACAACTGACAACTACTCCCCGAATTTCCACAGCCCGAACGCCTTCAGTTCCGCCTCCAGCCCCTGCCCTTTCAGTTTCGCCTCCACCTGCGCCGGCGTCCAGGGCGCATCGAGCCGCTCCGGCAGATCGGCAATGTAGTACGCCATCACCGCCATCTCGGCGGCATTGCGCACCAGCACATCCTGCCGCACGT comes from the Acidobacteriota bacterium genome and includes:
- a CDS encoding PadR family transcriptional regulator, whose product is MTTSGFERELKKGSAELLLLSLVEQRARHGYEIGKLIETRSRGALRFNVASLYPLLYRLERRGWIAGRWVERAGERRRRYYKLTHEGRKTLAEQRSAWVNFVAAMRQVTEHA
- a CDS encoding NIPSNAP family protein; translated protein: MNRRTALATLGTLAAASALPADPEPLRREAWTITCIIRYQIDPYQKEAFRQYAAAWGPIIPRCGGRLIGYFLPYQGTNDIGWGLIALPSLAAYEQYQARLRQDAEARANFAFAQQKRFILREERNFVEGVAGTLCLPEA
- a CDS encoding ArsR family transcriptional regulator, whose amino-acid sequence is MPTAWSYAVAATAQAIAEPARVRMLDLLLDGSARTATELALAGGVTPSTASTHLHRLESAGLVTRAVQGKHRYFRLAGAGAARALEALGVLAGAPQLAAAWRSPERQRSDPAGNRSPHSKRPTGATRAKSGEPPPAARVPDSLRLARTCYDHIAGRLGVALHDRLLARGWLAAYQLTPAGRAGLHSWGVDIAITSPSRRRFAFACLDWSERRPHLAGALGSALLAACLRQRWLRRELDSRALEITPAGRRRFAQFGISL
- the rpiB gene encoding ribose 5-phosphate isomerase B, translating into MIIALACDHAGFPLTARIRKEIEAAGHTVLDLGTDSTAPVDYPDYALKLGLAVREGQAERGVLVCGSGVGACVAVNKIPGIRGGLCHDSFSARQGVGDDDCNVLCLGARVIGPELAADLVRIFLDAKFSGADRHRRRLEKIHGLETRSWK